A portion of the Thermus tengchongensis genome contains these proteins:
- a CDS encoding SHOCT domain-containing protein, with protein MWWCGNWGYMGWWGPFFGLLWFVLLGLFVYWLVRSLVPERRDRALEILKERYARGEIDKETFERMKRELA; from the coding sequence ATGTGGTGGTGCGGCAACTGGGGGTACATGGGTTGGTGGGGGCCCTTTTTCGGGCTTCTCTGGTTCGTCCTCCTGGGCCTCTTCGTCTACTGGCTGGTCCGGAGCCTGGTGCCGGAACGTCGGGACAGGGCCCTGGAGATCCTCAAGGAGCGGTACGCCCGGGGGGAGATCGACAAGGAAACCTTTGAGCGCATGAAGCGCGAGCTCGCATGA
- a CDS encoding heavy metal translocating P-type ATPase has product MALEAKVKVRGMTCASCVARVERALQRAPGVEEARVNLATEEAFLRLQEGVDLKEVLKQVEEAGYEPVVARAEIPIRGMTCAACAARVERALKGLPGVLAAHVNLATEKVSLEYLPDTVTLPRLHQAIREAGYEPLEVAQEERKAPAYPLDLLIALPFAFLTLLLAMGPMLLPLPHVPPLLQVLTALPVLYAGRRFFRQALAEIRHRSLGMSTLVALGAGSAYLYSFLVLLFPTLFPEEARHLYLEAGAVILALILLGKHLEEKAKGKASEAIRKLLSLRPKTARVVQEGEEREIPAEALIPGDLVRVLPGERIPADGVVVEGFSHVDEAMLTGEPLPKAKGPGDEVVGGTVNGEGPLLIRVSRVGEATVLAQMARLVEEAQAYKPRVQEVADRIAGIFVPIVLLIGLFTFGLWLLLGPGLSYAFVALLSVLLIACPCAMGLATPAAIAVATGRAAQMGLLFRKGQALESLARADTVVLDKTGTLTQGKPTLTETLGFALDPKEALRLAAALERESEHPLAKAVLEAAQHLPLPEAEGVRALPGEGLEGVVEGRRLYLGGPALMERLGVPLPREAQALSQKGYTPLYLADGERLLAAFGVFDPPKPEAGEVVAALKRLGLKPVLLTGDHPIPARRVAEALGIGEVLAGVRPEGKVEAIRRLQAEGRKVIFVGDGLNDAAALAQADAGVAVGTGTDIAIEAGDVILLSPNLFGLVNAILLSRRALRTIYLNFFWAFFYNVLLIPVAAGALYPFTGLLLNPMLAAGAMSLSSLFVLTNSLRLRGFQPKSLTGA; this is encoded by the coding sequence ATGGCTCTTGAGGCAAAGGTAAAAGTCAGGGGCATGACCTGCGCCTCGTGCGTGGCGCGGGTGGAAAGGGCGCTCCAGCGCGCCCCTGGGGTGGAGGAGGCCCGGGTCAACCTCGCCACCGAGGAAGCCTTTTTGCGCCTCCAGGAAGGCGTGGACCTCAAAGAGGTACTGAAGCAGGTGGAGGAGGCGGGCTACGAGCCCGTGGTGGCCCGGGCGGAGATCCCCATCCGGGGCATGACCTGCGCCGCCTGCGCGGCCCGGGTGGAAAGGGCCCTGAAGGGGCTACCCGGGGTGCTTGCCGCCCACGTGAACCTGGCCACGGAGAAGGTCTCCTTGGAGTACCTCCCGGACACCGTGACCCTCCCCCGCCTGCACCAGGCCATCCGGGAGGCGGGGTACGAGCCCCTGGAGGTAGCCCAAGAGGAGAGGAAGGCCCCCGCTTACCCCTTGGATCTCCTCATCGCCCTGCCCTTTGCCTTCCTCACCCTTCTCCTCGCCATGGGGCCCATGCTCCTTCCCCTTCCCCACGTTCCCCCACTCCTCCAGGTCCTCACCGCCCTCCCCGTCCTCTACGCGGGCCGGCGCTTCTTCCGCCAGGCCCTGGCGGAGATCCGGCACCGTTCTCTGGGCATGAGCACCCTGGTGGCCCTGGGGGCAGGAAGCGCCTACCTCTACTCCTTTTTGGTCCTGCTCTTTCCCACCCTTTTCCCCGAGGAGGCCCGCCATCTCTACCTCGAGGCGGGGGCGGTGATCCTGGCCCTGATCCTTTTGGGCAAGCACCTGGAGGAAAAGGCCAAGGGGAAGGCCTCAGAGGCCATCCGCAAGCTCCTTTCCTTACGGCCCAAGACCGCCCGGGTGGTCCAGGAGGGGGAGGAAAGGGAGATCCCCGCTGAGGCCCTTATCCCTGGGGATCTGGTGCGGGTCCTCCCTGGCGAGCGCATCCCCGCCGATGGGGTGGTGGTGGAGGGCTTCAGCCACGTGGACGAGGCCATGCTCACCGGGGAGCCCCTCCCCAAGGCCAAGGGGCCGGGGGATGAGGTGGTGGGGGGCACGGTGAACGGGGAAGGTCCCCTCCTCATCCGGGTAAGCCGGGTGGGCGAGGCCACGGTCCTGGCCCAGATGGCCCGCCTGGTGGAGGAGGCCCAGGCCTACAAGCCCCGGGTGCAGGAGGTGGCGGACCGCATCGCAGGCATCTTCGTGCCCATTGTGCTCCTCATCGGCCTTTTCACCTTCGGCCTCTGGCTCCTTTTGGGGCCTGGCCTCTCCTACGCCTTCGTGGCCCTTCTTTCCGTGCTCCTCATCGCCTGCCCCTGCGCCATGGGCCTGGCCACCCCGGCGGCCATCGCCGTGGCCACGGGGCGGGCGGCGCAGATGGGCCTCCTCTTCCGCAAGGGCCAGGCCCTGGAAAGCCTCGCCCGGGCGGATACCGTGGTCCTGGACAAAACCGGGACCCTGACCCAGGGGAAGCCCACCCTCACGGAAACCCTTGGGTTTGCCCTGGACCCCAAGGAGGCCCTGCGGCTCGCCGCCGCCTTGGAAAGGGAAAGCGAGCACCCCCTCGCCAAGGCGGTTTTGGAAGCGGCTCAGCACCTCCCCCTACCCGAGGCCGAAGGGGTGCGGGCCCTGCCCGGGGAGGGCCTCGAGGGGGTGGTGGAGGGCCGGAGGCTTTACCTGGGGGGTCCGGCCCTCATGGAGCGGCTCGGGGTACCCCTTCCCCGGGAGGCCCAGGCGCTTTCCCAGAAGGGCTACACTCCCCTTTACCTGGCGGATGGGGAGAGGCTTTTGGCCGCCTTTGGGGTCTTTGACCCCCCCAAGCCCGAGGCGGGGGAGGTGGTGGCGGCCCTGAAGCGTCTGGGCCTCAAGCCCGTCCTCCTCACCGGGGACCACCCCATCCCGGCCAGGCGGGTGGCCGAGGCCTTGGGCATAGGGGAGGTGCTGGCCGGGGTGCGCCCTGAGGGGAAGGTGGAGGCCATAAGGCGCCTCCAAGCGGAGGGGCGGAAGGTAATCTTCGTGGGGGACGGCCTCAACGACGCCGCCGCCTTGGCCCAGGCGGACGCAGGGGTGGCGGTGGGCACGGGCACGGACATCGCCATCGAGGCCGGGGACGTGATCCTCCTTTCCCCAAACCTCTTCGGCCTGGTGAACGCCATCCTCCTCTCCCGCCGCGCCTTGCGCACCATCTACCTCAACTTCTTCTGGGCCTTCTTCTACAACGTCCTCCTCATCCCCGTGGCGGCTGGGGCGCTTTACCCCTTCACCGGGCTGCTCCTCAACCCCATGCTGGCCGCCGGGGCCATGAGCCTTTCCAGCCTCTTCGTGCTCACCAACTCCTTGAGGCTGAGGGGATTCCAACCGAAGAGCTTAACTGGAGCTTAA
- a CDS encoding peptidase M4, translating to MKRYGLTLGVLALMLLGLALTQGMMGGFGPGMMGYGPQYGPGMMGYGMMGGHGMMGMMAVYPPEAQPIPQKEVKARMEAYAKRIYPGARLQDFMAFSQNYYAQVVDEKGQGLFELIADRYSGVVSLEPGPNMMWNARFGMMTYFTPAPPRYNLEAARKLAEEFLAGYLPGARVLEGSTFPGYYTFDFGRKEVEGMLSVNAYTGEVWLHTWHGFFLGE from the coding sequence ATGAAACGCTACGGTTTAACTTTAGGAGTTCTGGCCCTTATGCTTTTAGGCCTTGCCCTCACCCAGGGCATGATGGGGGGTTTTGGTCCGGGGATGATGGGTTACGGCCCGCAGTACGGTCCGGGGATGATGGGCTACGGCATGATGGGCGGCCACGGGATGATGGGCATGATGGCGGTCTATCCCCCGGAAGCCCAGCCCATTCCCCAGAAAGAGGTCAAGGCGCGGATGGAAGCCTACGCCAAGCGCATCTACCCGGGGGCACGCCTTCAGGACTTCATGGCCTTCAGCCAAAACTACTACGCCCAAGTGGTGGACGAGAAGGGGCAGGGGCTCTTTGAACTCATCGCCGACCGCTACAGTGGGGTGGTTTCCCTAGAGCCCGGCCCCAACATGATGTGGAACGCCCGTTTCGGTATGATGACCTATTTCACCCCGGCCCCGCCGCGCTACAATCTGGAGGCGGCCCGGAAGCTGGCCGAGGAGTTCCTTGCCGGCTACCTCCCGGGGGCCCGGGTGCTGGAGGGGAGCACCTTCCCCGGCTACTATACCTTTGACTTCGGCCGCAAGGAGGTGGAGGGTATGCTCTCGGTCAACGCCTACACGGGGGAGGTCTGGCTCCACACCTGGCACGGCTTCTTCTTAGGGGAGTGA
- the sufU gene encoding Fe-S cluster assembly sulfur transfer protein SufU: MSVLDELYREIILKHYQSPKNFGVLPQATKVAGGMNPSCGDQVEVMVRLEGDTIADIRFQGQGCAISTASASMMTELVKGKKVAEALELSRRFQAMVVEGAPPDPALGDLLALQGVAKLPARVKCATLAWHALEEALK, from the coding sequence ATGAGCGTCCTTGACGAGCTCTACCGGGAGATCATCCTTAAGCACTACCAAAGCCCCAAGAACTTCGGGGTCCTGCCCCAGGCCACCAAGGTGGCGGGAGGCATGAACCCCTCCTGCGGGGACCAGGTGGAGGTGATGGTGCGGCTGGAAGGGGATACCATCGCCGACATCCGCTTCCAAGGCCAGGGGTGCGCCATCAGCACCGCCAGCGCCTCCATGATGACCGAGCTGGTGAAGGGGAAGAAGGTGGCGGAGGCCCTGGAGCTTTCCCGGAGGTTCCAGGCCATGGTGGTGGAGGGCGCCCCCCCGGACCCCGCCCTGGGGGACCTCCTGGCCCTCCAAGGGGTGGCCAAGCTCCCGGCGCGGGTGAAGTGCGCCACCCTGGCCTGGCACGCCCTCGAGGAGGCCCTAAAGTGA
- a CDS encoding urease accessory protein UreH domain-containing protein, with protein sequence MRRGLLALGLVVLGLVGLALGSGLLEEVSRSLYRTANTLYALLAPWVDGLRREVGVPWLSAFLLGVLAAFVPCQITTGASALTYLVSAALEGRVWLRFLAFLLGKAFTYLVLAGVVLFVLGGTLDNPGAIFRPVRLALGPFMVLVGLGLLGVMRWPLAWTGPERWVARVGAWGGLLGPLALGGVYGLAFCPTLFWLFFGLLLPLALASPFGFLFPLLFALGTGFPLGLLLLLFARMGRGQALKGMRRVGSRLLRGAGAVFVALGILDTVLYWNL encoded by the coding sequence ATGCGAAGAGGGCTGCTGGCGCTTGGTCTTGTTGTCCTAGGCCTGGTAGGATTGGCCCTGGGAAGCGGGCTGCTGGAGGAGGTTTCCCGAAGCCTTTACCGAACGGCCAACACCCTGTACGCTCTCTTGGCTCCCTGGGTGGATGGCCTGAGGCGGGAGGTGGGGGTTCCTTGGCTTTCCGCTTTTCTCCTGGGGGTCCTAGCAGCCTTCGTCCCCTGCCAGATCACCACCGGGGCCAGCGCCCTGACCTACTTGGTTTCAGCCGCCCTCGAGGGAAGGGTCTGGCTCAGGTTTCTGGCCTTTCTTCTGGGGAAGGCCTTCACCTACCTGGTGCTCGCCGGGGTGGTTCTCTTCGTTTTGGGCGGGACCCTGGACAACCCCGGGGCCATCTTCCGCCCGGTGCGGCTGGCCCTGGGGCCCTTTATGGTCCTGGTGGGCCTGGGCCTTTTGGGAGTGATGCGCTGGCCCCTGGCTTGGACGGGACCAGAGCGCTGGGTGGCCCGGGTGGGGGCGTGGGGTGGGCTTCTTGGGCCCCTGGCCCTGGGAGGGGTTTACGGCCTGGCCTTCTGCCCCACCCTCTTCTGGCTCTTCTTCGGGCTTCTCCTTCCCTTGGCCCTGGCCTCGCCCTTTGGGTTTCTCTTTCCCCTTCTTTTCGCTTTGGGGACGGGCTTTCCCCTGGGTTTGCTTCTCCTCCTCTTCGCCCGCATGGGCCGGGGCCAGGCCCTTAAGGGAATGCGGCGTGTGGGAAGCCGCCTTCTAAGGGGCGCAGGAGCCGTCTTTGTGGCTTTGGGGATTTTGGACACGGTTCTTTACTGGAACCTCTAG
- a CDS encoding class I SAM-dependent methyltransferase codes for MGVMGTKRGLRARLFAALLPALSRGHLGLSEPWRKKLLGGLAGKVLEIGPGTGVNLAYLPDGVYWIGLEPNPYLHPHLERALRLRGLSGEVLWGQAEALPLPEESVEAVVATLVLCSVEDPRRALAEVRRVLKPGGRFVFLEHVAAPRGSSLRRAQDLLCPLWGFLGDGCHPNRETLALIQEAGFARVEAEAFALPLPLVAPHVAGVAWKG; via the coding sequence ATGGGAGTCATGGGGACTAAGAGGGGCTTAAGGGCTCGGTTGTTCGCTGCCCTCCTTCCCGCCCTTTCCCGTGGGCACCTGGGCTTGAGCGAACCCTGGCGGAAGAAACTCCTGGGAGGCCTGGCGGGGAAGGTTTTGGAGATCGGCCCGGGGACGGGGGTTAACCTGGCCTATCTGCCGGACGGCGTTTACTGGATTGGCCTCGAGCCCAACCCCTACCTTCACCCCCACCTGGAGCGGGCCCTAAGGCTTAGGGGGCTTTCCGGGGAGGTCCTTTGGGGCCAGGCGGAGGCCCTTCCCCTGCCCGAGGAAAGCGTGGAGGCGGTGGTGGCCACCTTGGTCCTCTGCTCGGTAGAGGATCCCAGGCGGGCCTTGGCGGAGGTCCGGAGGGTGCTGAAGCCCGGGGGGCGTTTTGTCTTCCTGGAGCACGTGGCAGCCCCCCGGGGCTCTTCCCTGCGCCGGGCCCAGGACCTCCTCTGCCCCTTATGGGGGTTTTTGGGGGACGGCTGCCACCCCAACCGGGAAACCCTGGCCCTCATCCAGGAAGCTGGGTTTGCCCGGGTGGAGGCGGAGGCCTTCGCCCTGCCCCTTCCCCTGGTGGCCCCCCATGTGGCCGGGGTGGCCTGGAAGGGATAG
- a CDS encoding DUF302 domain-containing protein: protein MTDLRKTLKTSLAEARARLEAALKEEGFGILTEIDVSATLKARLGLERPPYLILGACNPSLAAKALEAEPDIGLLLPCNVVLRQEGEEVEILIQDPEAAFALLPEGVRAKLGTLPQEARERLARALARL, encoded by the coding sequence ATGACGGACTTAAGGAAAACCCTGAAGACCAGCCTGGCCGAGGCCCGGGCCCGCCTGGAAGCCGCCTTGAAGGAAGAGGGGTTCGGCATCCTCACGGAGATCGACGTTTCCGCCACCCTGAAGGCCCGGTTGGGCCTGGAAAGGCCCCCTTACCTGATCCTGGGAGCCTGCAACCCGAGCCTCGCCGCCAAGGCCCTCGAGGCCGAACCCGATATCGGCCTCCTCCTCCCCTGCAACGTGGTCTTGCGGCAAGAAGGCGAGGAGGTGGAAATCCTGATCCAAGACCCCGAGGCTGCCTTTGCCCTCCTTCCGGAAGGGGTGCGGGCCAAGCTGGGAACCCTGCCCCAAGAAGCCAGGGAGCGCCTGGCGCGGGCCCTGGCCCGGCTCTAA
- a CDS encoding SHOCT domain-containing protein, protein MMGWGSMGFGWFFGLLNMLLVLALLGLLLYLGLRAWERGSGEPRKDAALEALRLRYARGELDEETYKRLRKELEKGGGA, encoded by the coding sequence ATGATGGGTTGGGGCAGCATGGGTTTCGGGTGGTTCTTCGGGCTTCTCAACATGCTCCTGGTGCTGGCTCTCTTGGGGCTTCTCCTGTACCTGGGCCTTCGGGCCTGGGAACGGGGAAGCGGGGAGCCGAGAAAGGATGCGGCTCTGGAAGCCCTGCGCCTCCGGTACGCCAGGGGCGAGCTGGACGAGGAAACCTACAAAAGGTTACGCAAGGAACTGGAAAAGGGAGGTGGAGCATGA
- a CDS encoding CueP family metal-binding protein has product MKKLLALALGVALGLAQTPSPEALKGLKPEEALALAKRWRQEGQRVVSYVTPEAFFFEFPDGRKAQVALKDRFLLAVAPYVSRTHPCQVHYFSSCTGELQEEVFEVRVLEGEKEVLKTQVKTGKDGFFELWLPRNRRYTLEIRWGNLAATGSVATFSQSPTCLTSLRLASR; this is encoded by the coding sequence ATGAAGAAGCTTCTGGCGCTTGCCCTAGGCGTGGCTTTAGGCCTGGCCCAGACTCCCTCCCCCGAGGCCCTCAAAGGCCTGAAGCCCGAAGAGGCTCTAGCCCTGGCCAAGCGGTGGCGGCAGGAAGGGCAAAGGGTGGTGAGCTACGTGACCCCCGAGGCCTTTTTTTTCGAGTTCCCGGACGGCCGCAAGGCCCAGGTGGCCCTTAAGGACCGCTTCCTTCTGGCGGTGGCCCCTTACGTCAGCCGCACCCACCCCTGCCAGGTCCACTACTTCTCCAGCTGCACCGGGGAACTCCAGGAGGAAGTCTTTGAGGTCCGGGTGCTGGAGGGGGAAAAGGAGGTGCTCAAGACCCAGGTCAAAACGGGGAAGGACGGGTTCTTTGAGCTCTGGCTTCCCCGAAACCGCCGCTACACCCTAGAGATCCGCTGGGGGAACCTGGCAGCCACCGGCTCCGTGGCCACCTTCAGCCAAAGCCCCACCTGCCTTACCAGCCTCCGCCTGGCCTCACGGTAG
- a CDS encoding alpha/beta fold hydrolase has translation MTRGLVFLHAFPYNPRMWEKEVAYFRGRLPVLAPHYLGLSLPEAAEKVLEEMDAAGMEEAVFVGLSMGGYLIFELWRKAPERFLGLVLADTRAGADTEEGKKNRLALRERVLQEGVGFLPEALLPSHLGKTTQEEKPEVVARAKALILEATPEAVAGSLLALAERPDSTALLPGMRRPALVLVGEEDTLTPPEEAKRMARALPDARLLILPEAGHLANLENPKAFRTALLGFLAEVL, from the coding sequence ATGACCCGCGGCCTGGTCTTCCTGCACGCCTTTCCCTACAACCCCCGCATGTGGGAAAAGGAGGTGGCCTACTTCCGGGGGAGGCTTCCGGTCCTCGCCCCCCACTACCTGGGCCTCTCCCTGCCCGAGGCGGCGGAGAAGGTCTTGGAGGAGATGGACGCGGCGGGGATGGAGGAGGCGGTCTTCGTGGGGCTTTCCATGGGGGGCTACCTCATCTTTGAGCTCTGGCGGAAGGCCCCCGAGCGCTTTTTGGGCCTCGTCCTGGCGGACACCCGCGCAGGAGCGGACACGGAGGAGGGCAAAAAAAACCGCTTGGCCCTTAGGGAGCGGGTGCTGCAGGAAGGGGTGGGTTTCCTCCCCGAGGCCCTTCTCCCAAGCCACCTGGGCAAGACCACACAGGAGGAGAAGCCCGAGGTGGTGGCAAGGGCCAAGGCCCTCATCCTCGAGGCCACCCCCGAGGCGGTGGCCGGTAGCCTCCTGGCCCTGGCGGAACGCCCCGACTCCACCGCCCTCCTCCCCGGGATGCGCCGTCCGGCCCTGGTCCTGGTGGGGGAGGAGGATACCCTCACCCCGCCCGAGGAGGCCAAGCGCATGGCCAGGGCCCTGCCCGACGCCCGGTTGCTCATCCTCCCTGAGGCCGGGCACCTGGCCAACCTGGAAAACCCCAAGGCCTTCCGCACGGCCCTTCTCGGCTTTTTGGCCGAGGTGCTCTAA
- a CDS encoding response regulator transcription factor produces MRVLLVDDDPALLEVLGAYLRGAGFEVLEAQDGEKALELFPRADLVVLDLMLPKLDGFKVLEEVRRERPELPILMLTARGEEEERVKGLELGADDYVVKPFSPKEVVARVKALLRRAGLKEELSYGPLRLFPKERQAYLKGKPLPLSQLEFDLLLTLAQHPGMVFTRERLLEKVWGPDFPGIDRVVDVHIAALRKKLMDDPENPRFIETVRGVGYRFRETDAPQDSFADLR; encoded by the coding sequence ATGAGGGTTCTCCTGGTGGACGACGACCCAGCCCTCCTCGAGGTCCTGGGGGCCTACCTGAGGGGGGCTGGGTTTGAGGTGCTGGAGGCACAGGATGGGGAAAAGGCCCTGGAGCTTTTTCCCCGGGCCGATCTCGTCGTCCTGGACCTCATGCTGCCCAAGCTGGACGGCTTCAAGGTCCTGGAGGAGGTGCGCCGGGAAAGGCCCGAGCTTCCCATCCTCATGTTGACCGCCAGGGGGGAGGAGGAGGAAAGGGTGAAGGGGCTGGAGCTAGGAGCCGATGACTACGTGGTCAAGCCCTTCAGCCCCAAGGAGGTGGTGGCCCGGGTCAAGGCCCTCCTAAGGCGAGCCGGCCTCAAGGAGGAGCTCAGCTATGGCCCCTTGCGCCTTTTTCCCAAGGAGCGGCAGGCCTACCTGAAGGGCAAGCCCCTTCCCCTTTCCCAGCTGGAGTTCGACCTCCTCCTCACCCTGGCCCAGCACCCGGGCATGGTCTTCACCCGGGAAAGGCTCTTGGAAAAGGTGTGGGGACCGGACTTCCCGGGCATAGACCGGGTGGTGGACGTGCACATCGCCGCTTTGAGAAAGAAGCTCATGGACGATCCGGAAAACCCCCGCTTCATCGAAACGGTACGGGGAGTGGGGTACCGCTTCCGGGAAACCGATGCGCCCCAAGATAGCTTCGCTGATCTTCGCTAA
- a CDS encoding sensor histidine kinase, with protein MRPKIASLIFAKLFLSHLLVALLALFLFFLLAEALAPSFYRGHVERMYHALSMMGGLMMGEALRRDLEEGLRSTLTTALLAALPLSVAGAALSASFASLRFSRTARLLAEGSRRMAQGEYRVRLPVLEKDELGELALHFNRLAEALERVEQSRVELIGTVAHELRTPLSALQAYAEALADGVMEPEKAAERIQQEVRAMSRLVRDLSLVSQVESGAVELHPEPLEPKGLLEQAAERFRPAFQAKGVALEVAAPSFLPRVWADAERTLQVLANLLSNALRHTPEGGRVRLGAERTGQAVVFSVEDTGPGIPEDHLPRIFERFYRIDPSRSRQDGGTGVGLTIAKSLVEAMGGRIWVESQLGRGSVFRFTLPLYTGLTGKA; from the coding sequence ATGCGCCCCAAGATAGCTTCGCTGATCTTCGCTAAGCTCTTCCTCAGCCACCTTCTGGTGGCCCTCCTGGCCCTGTTCCTCTTCTTCCTCCTGGCGGAGGCCCTGGCCCCCTCCTTCTACCGGGGGCATGTGGAGCGCATGTACCACGCCCTATCCATGATGGGCGGGCTCATGATGGGCGAGGCCTTAAGGCGGGACCTCGAGGAAGGCCTCCGCTCCACCCTCACCACCGCCCTCCTCGCTGCCCTTCCCCTCTCCGTGGCCGGGGCTGCCCTCTCCGCCTCCTTCGCCAGCCTGCGCTTCTCCCGCACCGCCAGGCTTCTGGCCGAGGGAAGCCGCCGCATGGCCCAGGGGGAGTACCGGGTGCGCCTTCCCGTCCTGGAGAAGGACGAGCTGGGGGAGCTGGCCCTCCACTTCAACCGCCTGGCCGAGGCCCTGGAACGGGTGGAACAAAGCCGGGTGGAGCTCATCGGCACCGTGGCCCACGAGCTCAGGACCCCCCTATCTGCCCTGCAAGCCTACGCCGAGGCCCTGGCGGACGGGGTCATGGAGCCCGAAAAAGCAGCGGAAAGGATCCAGCAGGAAGTGCGGGCCATGAGCCGGCTGGTCCGGGACCTCTCCCTGGTTTCCCAGGTGGAGTCGGGGGCGGTGGAACTTCACCCCGAGCCCCTGGAGCCCAAAGGCCTCCTGGAACAGGCGGCGGAACGCTTCCGCCCCGCCTTCCAGGCCAAGGGAGTGGCCCTGGAAGTGGCGGCCCCCTCCTTTCTCCCCCGGGTCTGGGCCGATGCGGAACGGACCCTCCAGGTGCTCGCCAACCTGCTTTCCAACGCCCTTCGCCACACTCCAGAGGGGGGAAGGGTGAGGCTTGGGGCGGAAAGGACAGGCCAGGCAGTGGTCTTCAGCGTGGAGGACACAGGGCCCGGCATCCCCGAGGATCACCTTCCCCGCATCTTTGAGCGCTTCTACCGCATCGACCCCTCCCGCAGCCGTCAAGACGGGGGAACCGGAGTGGGCCTCACCATCGCCAAGAGCCTGGTAGAAGCCATGGGGGGGAGGATCTGGGTGGAAAGCCAGCTGGGCCGGGGAAGCGTTTTCCGCTTCACCCTGCCCCTTTACACAGGCTTAACGGGAAAGGCTTAG
- a CDS encoding aminotransferase class V-fold PLP-dependent enzyme codes for MDLSHIREEFPLIAEHPELVYLDSAATSQKPKRVLEALDRYYKELNANVHRGAYRLSVAATEAYEEARRRLARFLNAEEREIIFVRNTTEAMNLVAYAWGLRNLKEGDEILVTEMEHHAGLVPWHLVAGLTGAKVKAIPLTEEGRLDLSALDALLTERVKVVSLVHMSNVLGTINPVAEIAKKAKEVGALVVVDGAQSAPHLPVDVKALGADFFALSGHKMLGPTGAGVLFGRYEVLEGMMPFLGGGEMIREVHVDRSTYAPPPQRFEAGTPPIAEAIALGEAAQYLMEIGMERVFAHDRALLDYALKRLAEVPDLKVYGPMGPDRGGVIPFTLGRLHAHDLATFLDEEGIAVRAGHHCAQPLHRKLGLAATARASFYLYNTFEEVDRLVEALLRIHTRYRAWL; via the coding sequence ATGGACCTAAGCCACATCCGGGAGGAGTTCCCCCTCATCGCCGAGCACCCTGAGCTGGTCTACCTGGACTCCGCCGCCACCAGCCAGAAGCCCAAGCGGGTCCTGGAGGCCCTAGACCGCTACTACAAGGAGCTCAACGCCAACGTCCACCGCGGGGCCTACCGCCTCTCCGTGGCCGCCACCGAGGCCTACGAGGAGGCCCGGCGCCGCCTGGCCCGCTTCCTCAATGCCGAAGAGCGGGAGATCATCTTCGTGCGCAACACCACCGAGGCCATGAACCTGGTGGCCTACGCCTGGGGGCTGAGGAACCTGAAGGAAGGGGACGAGATCCTGGTCACGGAGATGGAGCACCATGCGGGGCTTGTGCCCTGGCACCTGGTGGCGGGGCTTACGGGGGCAAAGGTCAAGGCCATCCCCCTCACGGAGGAGGGGCGGCTGGACCTAAGCGCCCTGGACGCCCTCCTCACGGAAAGGGTGAAGGTGGTCTCCCTGGTGCACATGTCCAATGTGCTCGGCACCATCAACCCCGTGGCGGAGATCGCCAAAAAGGCCAAGGAAGTGGGGGCCCTGGTGGTGGTGGATGGGGCCCAAAGCGCCCCCCACCTCCCCGTGGACGTGAAGGCCCTGGGGGCCGACTTCTTTGCCCTCTCAGGGCACAAGATGCTGGGGCCCACAGGGGCCGGGGTGCTCTTTGGACGGTACGAGGTGCTGGAGGGGATGATGCCCTTCCTGGGGGGCGGGGAGATGATCCGCGAGGTCCACGTGGACCGCTCCACCTACGCCCCCCCGCCCCAGCGCTTTGAAGCCGGCACCCCACCCATCGCCGAGGCCATCGCCCTGGGGGAAGCGGCCCAGTACCTGATGGAGATCGGCATGGAGCGGGTGTTCGCCCACGACCGGGCCCTTTTGGACTACGCCCTGAAGCGCCTTGCGGAGGTGCCGGACCTGAAGGTCTACGGGCCTATGGGGCCGGACCGGGGCGGGGTCATCCCCTTCACCTTAGGGCGGCTTCACGCCCACGACCTGGCCACCTTCTTGGACGAGGAGGGGATTGCGGTGCGGGCCGGGCACCACTGCGCCCAGCCCCTGCACCGGAAACTGGGCCTGGCCGCCACGGCCCGGGCGAGCTTCTACCTCTACAACACCTTCGAGGAGGTGGACCGCTTGGTGGAAGCCCTCCTCCGCATCCATACCCGGTACCGGGCCTGGCTATAA